A window of the Fuscovulum sp. genome harbors these coding sequences:
- a CDS encoding Rrf2 family transcriptional regulator, with translation MKLSTKGRYAMVALADLALAEAKSGGDDLVSLAEVAKRQDISLPYLEQLFVKLRRAGLVEAVRGPGGGYRLARSPDAIRVSDVLEAVEETVDALHTGAGVSGGVSGTRAQSLTNRLWEGLSAHVYVFLHQTRLSDVIRNQMTPCPAVPALFRVVDEDA, from the coding sequence ATGAAACTGTCGACCAAGGGGCGGTATGCCATGGTGGCGCTGGCTGATCTGGCGCTGGCTGAGGCGAAGTCGGGGGGCGACGATCTGGTGTCGCTGGCGGAAGTGGCCAAGCGACAGGATATCAGCTTGCCCTATCTGGAACAGTTGTTCGTCAAGCTGCGCCGGGCCGGGTTGGTTGAGGCGGTGCGGGGGCCGGGGGGCGGCTATCGGCTGGCGCGCAGCCCTGATGCGATCCGCGTTTCAGATGTGCTGGAGGCGGTGGAAGAGACGGTGGACGCGCTGCATACCGGGGCAGGGGTTTCGGGTGGCGTGTCGGGGACGCGGGCGCAGAGCCTGACCAACCGGCTGTGGGAGGGGTTGAGCGCGCATGTCTATGTGTTCCTGCACCAGACCCGGCTGTCGGACGTGATCCGCAACCAGATGACGCCTTGCCCGGCCGTGCCGGCACTGTTTCGCGTGGTGGATGAGGATGCGTGA
- a CDS encoding aminotransferase class V-fold PLP-dependent enzyme, which translates to MRPRVYLDWNATTPLRPEARAAMIAAMDVVGNPSSVHAEGRAARALVERARAQVAAAVGCKPAEVVFTSGATEAAAVLARLPVGTVEVDPTAHDCLWSQRRAGQGARALAWGYANNETGVVAEAPARDAGEPLLLDIVQAVGKVPFSFAWSGVEMAVVSAHKFGGPKGVGALIVKDGVETQPVLTGGGQEMGRRAGTENIIGIAGMGAAAEAAQRDLEAGVWDEVEELRNILEVGLSSAANNTISVGKGLPRLPNTLCLIAPGWKGETQVMAMDLAGFAVSAGSACSSGKVRASRVLTAMGFDEVAAAQAIRVSLGPGVTKDEVLRFTDTWCAQYRKALNRAA; encoded by the coding sequence ATGAGGCCGCGGGTCTATCTGGACTGGAACGCCACAACGCCGCTGCGGCCTGAGGCGCGGGCGGCGATGATCGCGGCGATGGATGTGGTGGGAAACCCGTCTTCGGTTCATGCCGAGGGGCGGGCGGCGCGGGCTTTGGTAGAGCGGGCGCGGGCGCAGGTGGCGGCAGCGGTTGGTTGCAAGCCGGCGGAGGTGGTGTTCACCAGCGGGGCCACGGAGGCGGCGGCGGTCTTGGCGCGGTTGCCGGTGGGAACGGTCGAGGTGGACCCGACGGCGCATGATTGCCTGTGGTCGCAGCGGCGGGCGGGGCAGGGCGCGCGCGCGCTGGCCTGGGGCTATGCCAATAACGAGACCGGAGTGGTTGCAGAGGCCCCGGCGCGCGATGCAGGGGAGCCCTTGCTGTTGGACATCGTGCAGGCGGTGGGGAAGGTGCCGTTTTCATTCGCCTGGAGTGGGGTGGAGATGGCGGTGGTATCGGCGCACAAATTTGGCGGCCCCAAGGGGGTTGGCGCGCTGATCGTGAAGGACGGGGTAGAGACGCAGCCCGTGCTGACGGGCGGCGGGCAAGAGATGGGGCGGCGCGCGGGGACCGAGAACATCATCGGCATCGCCGGGATGGGTGCGGCGGCCGAGGCGGCGCAGCGTGATCTGGAGGCCGGCGTCTGGGATGAGGTCGAGGAACTTAGAAATATTCTAGAAGTCGGATTGTCCTCTGCGGCAAACAATACTATTTCTGTCGGGAAAGGTTTGCCCCGGCTGCCCAACACGCTTTGCCTGATCGCGCCCGGCTGGAAGGGCGAGACGCAGGTGATGGCGATGGATCTGGCGGGGTTTGCCGTTTCGGCCGGATCGGCCTGTTCCAGCGGCAAGGTGCGCGCAAGCCGCGTGCTGACCGCGATGGGATTTGACGAGGTGGCGGCGGCGCAGGCGATCCGCGTGTCGCTGGGGCCGGGTGTGACAAAGGACGAGGTGCTGCGCTTCACTGACACATGGTGCGCGCAGTATCGCAAGGCCCTGAACCGGGCTGCTTGA
- the sufB gene encoding Fe-S cluster assembly protein SufB, with the protein MTEAALKDADNRADIRDGVDRETIETVQAMAGKYKYGWETEIEMDFAPKGLSEDIVRLISEKNGEPEWLLEWRLAAYRRWLQMEEPTWAMVNYPAIDYQDQYYYAKPKSMAVKPKSLDEVDPKLLATYAKLGIPLKEQALLAGVEAPEGERRVAVDAVFDSVSLGTTFKAELAKAGVIFCSISEAVREHPELVKKYLGSVVPQSDNFFATLNSAVFSDGSFVYIPEGVRCPMELSTYFRINAENTGQFERTLIVADKGSYVSYLEGCTAPKRDTHQLHAAVVEIVILDDAEVKYSTVQNWYPGDENGKGGIYNFVTKRADCRGHRSKVMWTQVETGSAITWKYPSCILRGDDSQGEFYSIAIANNAQQADTGTKMIHLGKNTKSRIVSKGISAGRAQNTYRGLVTMHPKATNSRNYTQCDSLLIGDKCGAHTVPYIEVKNNSSRVEHEATTSKVDEDQLFYCRSRGMDEEEAVALVVNGFCRDVLQALPMEFAMEAQSLVAISLEGSVG; encoded by the coding sequence ATGACCGAAGCCGCGCTGAAGGATGCCGATAATCGTGCCGATATTCGGGACGGTGTGGATCGTGAGACGATCGAAACCGTGCAGGCCATGGCCGGGAAATATAAATACGGCTGGGAAACCGAGATCGAGATGGATTTCGCGCCGAAGGGCCTGTCGGAAGACATCGTCCGGCTGATTTCCGAAAAGAACGGCGAGCCGGAATGGTTGCTGGAATGGCGGCTGGCGGCCTATCGGCGCTGGTTGCAGATGGAAGAGCCGACCTGGGCGATGGTGAACTATCCCGCCATCGATTATCAGGACCAGTATTATTACGCCAAGCCCAAGAGCATGGCGGTGAAGCCGAAATCTCTGGATGAGGTGGACCCCAAGCTGCTTGCGACCTATGCCAAGCTGGGCATTCCGCTGAAGGAGCAGGCGCTGCTGGCAGGCGTGGAAGCACCCGAAGGCGAGCGGCGGGTGGCGGTGGATGCGGTGTTCGATTCCGTATCGCTGGGCACAACGTTCAAGGCGGAACTGGCCAAGGCGGGCGTGATCTTCTGTTCGATCAGCGAGGCGGTGCGCGAGCATCCGGAACTGGTGAAGAAATATCTCGGCTCGGTCGTGCCGCAATCGGATAACTTCTTTGCCACGCTGAATTCTGCCGTGTTTTCCGATGGTTCCTTTGTCTACATCCCCGAGGGCGTGCGCTGCCCGATGGAGTTGAGCACATATTTCCGCATCAATGCCGAGAATACCGGGCAGTTTGAACGCACGCTGATCGTGGCCGACAAGGGCAGCTATGTGAGCTATCTGGAAGGCTGCACGGCGCCCAAGCGGGACACCCATCAGCTGCATGCGGCGGTGGTGGAGATCGTCATTCTGGACGATGCCGAGGTGAAATACTCCACGGTGCAGAACTGGTATCCGGGCGATGAGAACGGCAAGGGCGGGATTTATAACTTCGTGACCAAGCGCGCGGATTGCCGGGGGCATCGGTCCAAGGTGATGTGGACGCAGGTGGAGACGGGATCGGCGATCACGTGGAAATACCCGTCCTGCATCCTGCGGGGGGATGATTCACAGGGCGAGTTCTATTCCATCGCCATCGCCAATAACGCCCAGCAGGCGGATACGGGCACGAAAATGATCCACCTGGGCAAGAACACCAAGAGCCGGATCGTTTCAAAGGGGATTTCGGCAGGCCGCGCGCAGAACACCTATCGCGGGCTGGTGACGATGCACCCGAAGGCCACCAATTCGCGCAACTACACGCAATGCGACAGCCTGCTGATCGGTGACAAATGCGGGGCACATACGGTGCCTTACATTGAGGTGAAGAATAACTCCTCCCGTGTGGAGCATGAGGCGACCACGTCCAAGGTGGATGAGGATCAACTGTTCTATTGCCGGTCGCGCGGGATGGACGAGGAAGAGGCGGTGGCGCTGGTCGTCAACGGGTTCTGCCGCGATGTGTTGCAGGCGCTGCCGATGGAATTTGCCATGGAGGCGCAGAGCCTTGTGGCGATTTCGCTGGAAGGGTCGGTGGGCTGA
- a CDS encoding YbjQ family protein: MIVTTTNSVEGYQIAEYLGIVTGEAIMGANIVRDLFAGITDIIGGRSGAYEAKLADARETALSEMQELARSRGANAVVGVDLDYEVIGQMLMVSASGTAVRLG; this comes from the coding sequence ATGATCGTGACGACGACGAACTCTGTTGAAGGGTACCAGATTGCAGAATACCTCGGGATCGTGACCGGGGAGGCGATCATGGGTGCGAACATTGTGCGCGATCTGTTTGCCGGGATCACCGATATCATCGGGGGGCGGTCGGGCGCCTATGAGGCGAAGCTGGCCGATGCGCGCGAAACGGCGTTGAGCGAGATGCAGGAACTGGCGCGGTCGCGTGGGGCGAATGCGGTGGTGGGGGTTGACCTCGACTATGAGGTGATCGGCCAGATGTTGATGGTATCGGCGAGCGGCACTGCCGTGCGTCTGGGCTGA
- the sufC gene encoding Fe-S cluster assembly ATPase SufC, protein MLQIKNLHVKLEEEDKQILKGVDLTVKAGEVHAIMGPNGSGKSTLSYVLAGREGYEVTEGSATLEGEELLDMEPEERAAAGLFLAFQYPVEIPGVGNMTFLRTAVNAQRKARGEEEMSAGDFLKVVRAKAKTLKIDAEMLKRPVNVGFSGGEKKRNEILQMAMLEPKMCILDETDSGLDVDAMKLVSEGVNALRDAGRAFLVITHYQRLLDHIHPDVVHIMAAGRIIKTGGPELALEVEQNGYADLLAEAQ, encoded by the coding sequence ATGCTTCAGATCAAGAACCTGCACGTGAAACTTGAGGAAGAGGATAAGCAGATCCTCAAGGGTGTGGACCTGACGGTGAAGGCCGGTGAAGTGCACGCGATCATGGGGCCGAACGGATCGGGGAAATCGACCCTGTCCTATGTGCTTGCGGGCCGTGAAGGCTATGAGGTGACCGAGGGCAGCGCCACGCTGGAAGGCGAGGAGCTGCTGGACATGGAACCGGAAGAGCGGGCCGCGGCGGGGCTGTTCCTGGCGTTCCAGTACCCGGTGGAAATTCCGGGCGTGGGGAACATGACGTTCCTGCGCACGGCGGTGAACGCACAGCGCAAGGCGCGCGGCGAGGAAGAGATGAGCGCGGGCGATTTCCTGAAGGTCGTGCGGGCCAAGGCCAAGACCTTGAAGATCGACGCCGAGATGCTGAAGCGGCCGGTGAACGTGGGCTTTTCGGGCGGTGAGAAGAAGCGCAACGAGATCCTGCAAATGGCGATGCTGGAACCCAAGATGTGCATTCTGGATGAAACCGATTCCGGGCTGGATGTGGATGCGATGAAGCTGGTGTCGGAAGGCGTGAATGCGCTGCGCGATGCGGGGCGGGCTTTCCTTGTGATCACCCATTACCAGCGCCTGTTGGACCATATCCACCCGGACGTGGTGCACATCATGGCGGCGGGCCGGATCATCAAGACGGGCGGGCCGGAACTGGCGCTGGAAGTGGAGCAGAACGGCTATGCCGATCTGTTGGCGGAGGCGCAGTGA
- the sufD gene encoding Fe-S cluster assembly protein SufD, with product MALVQAKQDQLSARIAGLSFAREGWLGAARAEALARLSAMGMPAKRDEYWRYTDPTSLTAVDAPKAAVFDDSDEAPVFDAIDRVKVVFVDGVFDAAASDDLRLAGVEIERLALAGGADIHWARDTYGVLEARGQKPVERPLAALNSAFATDGLLIRVTGRAAKPIALNYIHSSDSSDVILHHIVKLEEGAELTILESGPAAARFSGVMEVEVGAGAQFHHIRSQGRDHQRRAVTHLFARLGAGALFKSFTLTANGVMTRNEAVLELVGDDAQAHIAGAAVGDGDFHHDDTVFVTHQGQRCESRQVFKKVLKNGAVGVFQGKILVKQGAQKTDGYQISQALLLDGDSQFLAKPELEIYADDVKCSHGSTSGAIDEVALFYLRSRGVPMRAAQSLLVLAFLAEAIGEIADEEIAEDIRLRLEGWLARHEK from the coding sequence ATGGCATTGGTGCAGGCCAAGCAGGACCAGTTGTCCGCGCGGATTGCGGGGCTGTCCTTTGCGCGGGAAGGCTGGCTGGGCGCGGCGCGGGCCGAGGCTTTGGCGCGGCTGAGCGCGATGGGGATGCCCGCCAAACGCGATGAATACTGGCGCTATACCGACCCGACCAGCCTGACAGCGGTGGACGCCCCCAAGGCAGCCGTGTTCGACGACAGCGACGAGGCACCGGTCTTTGATGCGATCGACCGCGTGAAGGTGGTGTTCGTGGACGGCGTGTTTGATGCGGCCGCGTCGGATGACCTGCGGCTGGCCGGGGTGGAGATTGAGCGGCTGGCACTGGCCGGGGGCGCGGATATCCATTGGGCGCGTGACACCTATGGCGTGCTGGAAGCCCGGGGCCAGAAACCCGTGGAGCGGCCGCTTGCGGCGTTGAATTCGGCCTTTGCCACGGATGGGTTGCTGATCCGGGTGACGGGCAGGGCGGCCAAGCCGATTGCGCTGAATTACATCCATAGTTCAGATAGTTCCGACGTGATCCTGCATCACATTGTGAAGCTGGAGGAAGGCGCGGAACTGACCATTCTGGAAAGCGGCCCGGCAGCGGCGCGGTTCTCCGGGGTGATGGAGGTAGAGGTGGGCGCCGGTGCGCAGTTCCACCATATCCGGTCGCAAGGCCGCGATCACCAGCGCCGGGCCGTGACGCATCTGTTCGCGCGGCTTGGGGCAGGGGCTTTGTTCAAGTCTTTCACCCTGACGGCCAATGGCGTGATGACGCGCAATGAGGCTGTGCTGGAGCTGGTGGGCGATGACGCGCAGGCGCATATTGCCGGGGCGGCCGTGGGCGACGGCGATTTCCACCATGACGACACGGTGTTTGTCACGCATCAGGGCCAGCGCTGCGAAAGCCGGCAGGTGTTCAAGAAGGTGCTGAAGAACGGCGCGGTGGGCGTGTTTCAGGGCAAGATCCTGGTGAAGCAGGGCGCGCAAAAGACCGACGGCTATCAGATCAGCCAGGCGCTGCTTTTGGACGGCGACAGCCAGTTTCTGGCCAAGCCGGAACTGGAAATCTATGCCGATGACGTGAAATGCAGCCACGGGTCGACCAGCGGCGCGATTGACGAGGTGGCGCTGTTCTATTTGCGGTCGCGCGGCGTGCCGATGCGGGCGGCGCAATCGCTTTTGGTGTTGGCATTCCTTGCCGAGGCGATTGGCGAGATTGCGGATGAGGAGATTGCCGAGGATATCCGCCTGCGTCTGGAAGGCTGGCTTGCCCGGCACGAGAAATAG
- a CDS encoding YIP1 family protein, protein MPVVPDILASWRRPRAVIARKLAEGPREDRAIATVMGACALIFVSQWPGLAREAHLTQIAAEAAGTPLDQVPSLQALMGSRLFALIFIAPLVFYVLAAISHLVARLFGGKGTGYGARLALFWALLCTTPVMLFNGLVTGFIGDGTAATVVGLGVFGGFLYLWINMLIEAEKPWK, encoded by the coding sequence ATGCCGGTCGTTCCGGATATTCTGGCGTCCTGGCGCCGCCCAAGGGCGGTGATCGCGCGCAAGCTGGCCGAAGGGCCGCGCGAGGACCGGGCGATTGCCACGGTGATGGGGGCATGTGCCCTGATCTTCGTGTCGCAATGGCCGGGGCTGGCGCGCGAGGCGCATCTGACGCAGATCGCGGCCGAGGCGGCGGGAACACCGCTGGATCAGGTGCCGAGCTTGCAGGCGTTGATGGGATCGCGGCTGTTCGCTCTGATCTTCATTGCGCCATTGGTGTTTTATGTGCTGGCAGCGATCAGCCATCTGGTGGCGCGGCTGTTCGGGGGAAAGGGCACGGGTTACGGCGCGCGGCTGGCTTTGTTCTGGGCGCTTTTGTGCACCACGCCGGTGATGCTGTTCAACGGGTTGGTTACGGGGTTCATTGGCGACGGCACGGCTGCGACAGTGGTGGGGCTTGGGGTCTTTGGCGGTTTCCTCTATCTCTGGATCAACATGCTGATCGAGGCGGAAAAGCCATGGAAATGA
- a CDS encoding YIP1 family protein yields MEMTMAHIAGLVRLTFAKPREAAQVVMRMPLALQDRWAAVALMAVLSAFLMQAMAALLPPAVGPNGEVLQPVGPFFWAGMIAIGMVLTASLAFAVGRWRGGKGELADAVILIAWLQFIQLLMVVLQLVLLVTVPLLTPVVEIGAVLLFLWLLVNFVAEMHGFRSLGLVFLGVVVTFVVAVFAMSLLLMMLGVGL; encoded by the coding sequence ATGGAAATGACGATGGCGCATATTGCCGGGCTGGTGCGGTTGACCTTTGCGAAGCCCCGGGAGGCGGCGCAGGTGGTGATGCGGATGCCATTGGCGTTGCAGGACCGCTGGGCTGCGGTTGCGTTGATGGCGGTGCTGTCGGCTTTTTTGATGCAGGCAATGGCGGCGTTGCTGCCGCCTGCCGTGGGGCCGAATGGTGAGGTTTTGCAACCGGTTGGCCCGTTCTTCTGGGCCGGGATGATTGCCATCGGGATGGTGTTGACGGCGAGCCTCGCCTTTGCCGTGGGGCGCTGGCGCGGCGGGAAGGGGGAGCTGGCGGATGCCGTGATCCTGATCGCGTGGTTGCAGTTCATCCAACTTCTGATGGTGGTGCTGCAACTGGTGCTGCTGGTGACTGTGCCATTGCTGACGCCGGTGGTCGAGATCGGGGCGGTGCTGCTGTTCCTGTGGCTGTTGGTGAATTTCGTGGCCGAGATGCACGGCTTCCGGTCGCTGGGGCTGGTGTTTCTGGGGGTTGTCGTGACCTTCGTTGTGGCGGTGTTCGCGATGAGCCTGCTGCTGATGATGCTGGGGGTTGGGCTCTGA
- a CDS encoding cysteine desulfurase produces the protein MYDVEQIRGDFPILSRQVNGKPLVYLDNGASAQKPQVVIDAITQAYSMEYANVHRGLHYLSNLATEKYEAVRGIIARFLNAGDADEIVFNSGTTEGINLISYGWAAPRLQAGDEIVLSIMEHHANIVPWHFLRERQGVVLKWVECDANGDLDPQAVIDAIGPRTKLVAVTHMSNVLGTVVDVAAICRGAREKGVPVLVDGSQAAVHMPVDVQAIGCDFYAVTGHKLYGPSGSGAIYIRRERMEEMRPFLGGGDMIRDVGRDVVTYNDPPMKFEAGTPSIVAQIGLGVALEYMMGLGMENIAAHERDLRDYARSRLAGINWLNVQGNSSTKGAIFSFTMAGAAHAHDISTILDKRGVAVRAGTHCAMPLMEHMGVGATCRASFGLYNTKAEVDALVSALELANELFNG, from the coding sequence ATGTATGACGTTGAACAGATCCGGGGCGACTTTCCGATCCTGTCGCGGCAGGTGAACGGCAAGCCGCTGGTCTATCTGGACAATGGCGCCAGCGCGCAGAAGCCGCAGGTGGTGATCGATGCGATCACGCAGGCCTATTCGATGGAATACGCCAATGTTCACCGTGGCTTGCACTACCTTTCGAACCTTGCGACCGAAAAGTATGAGGCGGTGCGCGGCATCATCGCGCGGTTCCTGAACGCCGGGGATGCGGATGAAATCGTGTTCAATTCCGGTACGACGGAAGGGATCAACCTGATCTCTTATGGTTGGGCCGCGCCGCGGTTGCAGGCGGGGGATGAGATCGTCCTGTCCATCATGGAGCATCACGCCAATATCGTGCCGTGGCATTTCCTGCGCGAACGGCAGGGGGTGGTGCTGAAATGGGTGGAGTGCGACGCCAATGGCGATCTGGACCCGCAGGCGGTGATTGATGCCATCGGGCCGCGCACGAAGCTGGTGGCGGTGACGCATATGTCTAACGTGCTGGGCACCGTGGTGGATGTTGCGGCGATCTGCCGGGGCGCGCGCGAAAAGGGCGTGCCGGTGCTGGTGGATGGCAGCCAGGCGGCCGTGCATATGCCGGTGGATGTGCAGGCGATTGGCTGCGATTTCTATGCCGTGACGGGGCATAAGCTTTACGGTCCAAGCGGTTCTGGGGCGATCTATATCCGGCGTGAGCGGATGGAAGAGATGCGGCCGTTCCTGGGCGGTGGCGACATGATCCGTGATGTGGGCCGGGATGTGGTGACCTATAACGACCCGCCGATGAAGTTTGAGGCGGGGACGCCGTCCATCGTGGCGCAGATCGGGCTGGGCGTGGCGTTGGAGTATATGATGGGGCTGGGGATGGAGAACATCGCCGCCCATGAGCGGGATCTGCGCGACTATGCGCGGTCGCGGTTGGCCGGGATCAACTGGTTGAATGTGCAGGGAAATTCGTCAACCAAGGGGGCGATCTTTTCCTTCACCATGGCCGGCGCGGCCCATGCGCATGACATTTCGACCATCCTCGACAAGCGCGGTGTCGCGGTGCGGGCCGGAACGCATTGCGCGATGCCGTTGATGGAACATATGGGTGTTGGCGCGACGTGCCGTGCGTCTTTCGGGCTGTACAACACCAAGGCCGAGGTGGATGCGCTGGTATCGGCGTTGGAGTTGGCGAACGAACTTTTCAACGGATAG